GCTCGTCCAGCTGGAGGACGAGGCGGGCACCCGGCACCCGGCGCCGCACGTCGGCGAGATGCTCGCGCAGCCCCTCGGCCAGCGAGCCGGCGAGGTCGCGGCAGGCCCCGGCGTCGCCCAGCATCGCCTCGCCGTTGCGCCGCTCCAGCGCCGCCGCCAGGCTCCACGGGCCGACCGCCGAGACCTTCAGCGCGCCCTCGAACCCCTGCGTGAACTCCTCCAGCGCGTCCAGGTCCTCGCGCAGCCAGGCCCGCGCCCGCCGGGTGTCCCGGCCCGGCCGGTCGCTGATCCGCCAGCCGCTGGGTTCGACGTGCGCGTACAGCTCGGCCAGCAGCCCGGCGGTGCGCCCGGTCATGTCGGCGCCCGGCCCGCGCGCGGGCAGCTCCGGCAGGAACGGGAACGCCTCCAGCGCTCCGGTGGCGGTCCTGACCGCCTCCCGGGCGTCCTCGCCCGGCATCGAGCCGATCCCGGTCGCGGCGGCCGGGCCCCAGGGGAACTTCCACTTCTCAGTCACGTCGGTCACGGTCTCAACGTAGGTCACCGCGTCCACTCCCGGCCCGGTCACCCGGCCGGGCGCACGCTCAGATCGGTGATCTCCGAGCCGCGCGGCAGGTCGAGGGCGGTCAGGACGGTGGTGGCCACCGAGTCGGCCGTCATCCAGCGGTCCGCGTCGTACTCCGCGCCCTCCTGCCGGTGCACCTTCTCCTGCATCGGTGTCGCGGTGCGGCCCGGGTAGACGCTGGTGACCCGCACCCCGTTGGCCGCCTCCTCGCCGCGCAGCGCGTCGGCGAGGGCCTTCAGGCCGTGCTTGCTCGCGGCGTACGCGGCCCACCCCGGGTGGGCGCGCAGCCCGGCGCCCGAGTTCACGAAGAGGACATGGCCCCGGGCCGCCCTCAGCTGCGGCAGCAGCAGCCGGGTCAGCTCGGCCGGGGCCACCAGATTGGCGGCGAGGGTGGCCTGCCAGATCTTCGGCGTCAGCTCGCCGATCTCCCCGAGGTCCACGACGCCGGCGACGTGCAGCAGCGAGTCGATCCGGTCGGGCGGCGACTGGTGGCCGAGCGCCCAGGACAGGCGCTCCGGCTCGGCCAGATCCCCGACGAGCGTGCGCGCGCCGGGAAAACGCCCCGCGAGCTCCTTCGCGCGCCCCGCGTCGCGCGCCCACAGCCACAGCGCGTCGCCGCGCTCCGCGAGCCGTCGCGCGAGCGCCGCGCCGATTCCCGACCCCGCACCCGTGATCACATGTGTCGCCATACGACCATGGTGACCTACGACGCGGCAGCGAAGGAGAACAACCCGTGCGCATCGCAGCGAGCCAACTGGCGGCCGGGGTCTCACCCTCGGAGAACCTGGCGGTCATCGCCGAGCAGGTCACGCGCGCGGCGGCCGAGGGGGCCGACGCCGTGGTCTTCCCCGAGGCCGCCATGGCGCGGTTCGGTATCCCGCTCGGACCGGTCGCCGAGCCGCTGGACGGGCCGTGGGCGACGCGGGTGCGCGCCCTCGCGGACAGCGCCGGAGTGCTGGTGGTGGCGGGGATGTTCACCCCGGCGGACGACGGTCGGGTGCGGAACACCCTGCTGATCACGGGCCGGGGCGTGGACACGCACTACGACAAGCTGCACCTGTACGACGCCTACGGCTTCGCGGAGTCGGCCACCGTCGCGCCCGGCGAACGAGCCGTCACCGCCGTGCTCGACGGCGTGACCATCGGCTTCGCCACCTGCTACGACGTGCGGTTCCCCGGCCTGTTCACCCGGCTGGCCGAGGAGGGCGCGCGGGTGATCCTGCTGTCCGCCTCGTGGGGAGCGGGCCCGGGCAAGCGCGAGCAGTGGGAGCTGCTGGTCCGTGCCCGGGCGCTGGACAGCACGAGCTGGGTGGTCGCGACCGGGCAGGCTGACCCGGCCACGGTCGGCACGCCACCCGCGACCACGGCCCCGACCGGCATCGGCCACAGCATGGTGGTCTCCCCGCTGGGCGAGGTACGTGCCCGGCTCGGCGCCGAACCGGGCCTGCTCGTCACGGACCTGGACCCGGCCGAGACGGACCACGCCCGGCGGGCGATCCCGGTCCTGGCCAACCGCCGCCGCGACATCTCCTGAGGCCCGTCCGCTCCTCGGCCCCGGTCCGCGCGGCGCGCCTCAGCCGACGGCCCCGACCGGCCGCTGGGTCGTCGCGATCGTCGCCGAGCCGACCACCCGCGTCCCGTCGTACAGCACGATCGCCTGCCCCGGGGCCACCCCGCGCACCGGCCGGTCGAACCGCACCCGCAGCTCCTCCCCCACGGTCTCGGCCGTCACCGGGGTCTCGCCGCCGTGTGCCCGCAGCTGCGCGGTGTACGCGCCGGGCCCGGCGGGCGGCGCGCCGCACCAGCGAGGCCGGATCGCGGTCAGGGCCACGATGTCCAGCGCCTCGGCGGGACCGACCGTCACCGTGTTGTCCACCGGCGAGATGTCCAGCACGTAGCGCGGCTTGCCGTCCGCAGCCGGGTGACCGATCCGCAGGCCGCGGCGCTGGCCGATGGTGAAGCCGTGCGCTCCCTGGTGGGTGCCGATCCGGCGCCCCCGCTCGTCGAGGACGTCGCCCTCGGCCGAGCCCAGGTGGCCGGCCAGGAAGCCCTGCGTGTCGCCGTCCGCGATGAAGCAGATGTCGTGGCTGTCCGGCTTCCTGGCGACGGCGAGCCCGCGCCGTTCGGCCTCGGCGCGGATCTCGTCCTTGGTGGAGCGGGTGTCGCCCAGCGGGAACATGGCGTGGGCGAGCTGCCGGTCGTCCAGCACGCCGAGCACATAGCTCTGGTCCTTGGCGAGGTCGGCGGCGCGGTGCAGCTCCCGCTGCCCGTCCCCGGAGCGGACGACGGTGGCGTAGTGGCCGGTGCAGACGGCGTCGAAGCCCAGGGCCAGCGACTTGTCGAGCAGCGCGGCGAACTTGATCTTCTCGTTGCAGCGCAGACACGGGTTGGGCGTGCGGCCCGCGCGGTACTCCTCGATGAAGTCCTCGACCACGTCCTGCCGGAAGCGTTCGGCGAGGTCCCACACGTAGAACGGGATGCCGATGACGTCGGCGGCGCGGCGCGCGTCGCGGGAGTCCTCGATGGTGCAGCAGCCGCGGGCGCCGGTGCGGAACGAGGCGGGGTTCGCCGAGAGCGCGAGATGGACGCCGGTCACCTCGTGTCCTGCCTCGGCGGCGCGCGCCGCGGCGACGGCGGAGTCCACGCCGCCGGACATCGCGGCCAGCACGCGCGAGCGGCGCCTGGGAAAGGTGTCAGTCATAACCCTTCCAGAGTAAGGGCCGCGTCAGGTGAGCCCCGCCGTGCGGGCCCGTTCGACCGCCGGGCCGATCGCCTCCGCCACGGCGGTCACGTCCTCCTTGGTCGAGGTGTGGCCCAGGCTGAAGCGCAGCGTGCCACGCGCCAGGTCCGGGTCGGCCCCGGCGGCCAGCAGCACGTGGCTGGGCTGGGCGACGCCCGCGGTGCAGGCCGAGCCGGTGGAGCACTCGATGCCCCGCGCGTCGAGGAGCAGCAGCAGGGAGTCGCCCTCGCAGCCGGGGAAAGCGAAGTGGGCGTTGCCCGGCAGCCGTCCGGCCGGGTCCGGGTCGCCGCCGAGCACCGCGTCCGGCACGGCGGCGGTGACGGCCGCGACCAGCTCGTCGCGCAGCGCGCCGATCTCGCGGGCGAAGTCCTCGCGCCGAGCGGCGGCCAGCTCGGCGGCGACGGCGAAGCCCGCGATGGCGGGCACGTCCAGGGTGCCGGAACGGACCTCGCGCTCCTGGCCACCACCGTGCAGCACGGGGGTCGGGGCCCAGTCCCGGCCGAGCAGCAGGGCCCCGATGCCGTACGGGCCGCCGATCTTGTGCCCCGAGACGGTGACGGCGGCCAGGCCGGAGGCGGCGAAGTCGACGGTGAGCTGGCCGACGGCCTGCACCGCGTCGGCGTGCATCGGGATGCCGTGCTCGCGGGCGACGGCGGCCAGCTCGGCGACCGGCTGGACGGTGCCGATCTCGTTGTTGGCCCACATCACGGTGACCAGGGCGACGTCGTCCGGGTCGCGCGCCAGCGCCTCGCGCAACGCGCTGGGGGGCACCCGGCCGTATCGGTCCACCGGCAGCCACTCCACCCGGGCGCCCTCGTGGTCGGCCAGCCACCGCACGGCGTCCAGCACCGCGTGATGCTCCACCGGGCTGGCCAGCACCCGGACGCGGCGCGGGTCGGCGTCCCGGCGGGCCCAGAACAGGCCCTTGACCGCCAGGTTGTCCGCCTCGGTACCGCCGGCTGTGAAGACCACCTCGCTGGGCCGCGCGCCCAGGGCCGCGGCCAGCGTCTCGCGCCCCTCCTCCACGGCGCGTCTGGCCCGCCGTCCGGAGCCGTGCAGGGCCGAGGCGTTCCCGGTGGCGGGGAGGTGGGCGGTCATCGCCGCGATGGCCTCGGGGAGCATCGGCGTGGTCGCGGCGTGGTCGAGATACGGCATGGTGAGGCCGATTCTACGAGCCGGTGCGGAACCGCCCGCGCGGCGCGGGCGTTGAGTGGGATGCGGGGCGAGGGGGGTCGAGGGACTGATGGGCGAGCATTCCGGTGGGCGATCCACCACCCGGGCCACCGGACGGCCGGGCCGCCGCGCGCTGTTGGTGGCCGGGGCCACGGGAGTGGTCGGCGTGGGCGGACTCGCCGCGCGGGACACGCTCTCCCGGCTGTGGTGGCGGCACTCGGGGGTCGAGGCGCCGCGCGTGACGGGCGAGGTGGACCACCCCGGCGCGGAGTGGGTCCCGGCCTCCTCGGCGAACTACCGGCGGGCGAACCGGCCCCGGGACTACCCGATCGACCGCGTGGTCGTCCACATGCCGGAGGCGACGTACCCGATCACGCTGCGGGTCTTCCAGGACCCGGAGCACGGCGCGTGCACGCACTACGTGGTGCGGTCGACCGACGGGCACATAGCGCAGCTCGCGCGGGAGCTGGACGTCGCGTTCCACGCGGGGCACCGGGGCTTCAACGAGCGGAGCGTCGGCATCGAGCACGAGGGCTGGGCGGACGACCCGTCGTATCTGACGGACGCGCTGTACGAGTCGTCGGCCGCGCTGGTGGCGGGCATCTGCGAGCGGTACGGCATCCCGGTCGACCGGGAGCACATCGTCGGGCACAACGAGGTGCCGGACGTGGTGCGGATCTGCCCGGGGCCGCACTGGGACTGGGACCGCTATATCGAGCTGGTGCGCCGGGCCGCCGGGGCCGTCAGTTGAGCGTGCCGAGCCGGGTCAGTTCGGAAGCGCAGCGCTGGGCGTCCTCCTCGCGCTCGAAGACCGCCGCCCGCAGGTGACGCGTGTCGGGGTCGGGCACATGGGTGAGATGCCCCTCCTCGGAGACGACGTACCAGCCGCGCGTCTCGCTGTGCCGTGCTTCGTACCGCGGGGGCGGTCAGCCCCCGCCCGGGCTCCAGTCCGCGTCGTGCCCGAGCCGCTCCCGGACCCGCGCGCGGACGTCGCCCAGCGACAGTCCGGGGCCGCGCGGGTCCACCGTGCCGGGCTGCCACTCCAGGTGGCCGATGACCGAGGTGTCGCCCTTCTTGCCCCAGCCGTGCGCGCGGCAGAGGGCGGCCGAGGCGCGGACGATGGCCTCGACCTGTTCGCCGGGCCAGGAGTCCTCGCCGTCACCGAGTGACGCACTCCCAGCCGTAGAAGTGCGGGTTGCCGTCGGTGCCGCTCTGGTCGCACTCGGGCAGGGAGGTCTCGGCGCTGACGGCGTCGAGCACATCGCCGTCGCCGGGGCCGGCGTGGTGGGCACGGCCGTGACCCACGAGGTGGAGCGTGCCGTCCGTGGCGATGACGCCGTGACACAGCGGCCCGGGCAGGTCCGCCCGTCCCTCGTAGCACAGCTCGACTGTGGTGTCGGTGCCCGAGGTGGCGGTGTGATGGAGCATCACCCCGTGCACTGGACCCCAAGCACCCACGCTGTCACGGTTGTTGGTGCTTCAGGACCGGTACTCGACGACCTTGACGCCCTCGTCCTTCAGAGCCTTGAGCAGCTGGTCGGCGGACAGTGGTGTGGCCATGAAATCGTCCCCCCGCGACGGGATATCGCGCACATTCAGTAGTACCAGCTGTACGGTCCGTGCCCTTGGTCACACAAGGGGAGAGGAGCGCGACCGACCGTGTCGGTCGTTGAACATCCGTCAAACCACCGCTTCGTTCACCATGCGTTGAGCCAATCCCCGGGTCGGTCGCGTGAAAGCGCGCTTCCTACCGCAACGGTGGCCGTGCGCCGCCGCCGCTCGCCGGGGGCACGGCGGACGCGGCCCCACCTCGGTCGTCCGGGAGACCTTCCGCCGGTACGCGACGTCGGCCGCCGTCACGGAGTACGAGGAGCTCTCCGGCCGCGACCGGCTGACCGCCGCCCACGAGGGCTGGGAAGAGATCGCGGACCACGCCCTGGACTGGGCGGCACGGCACGGCTCGGCACGCGGACGCGGCCTGAGCCCGCCGCTCACTCCCACACGCCGGGCCCGCCGCCGCGCCACTCGATGAGGTCCGGATCGTGGAGATCCACCGCGTCGGGATCGAGCCCGGCCCGGCGGAGGAACTCCAGCAGTTCGCCGGCCGAGCGCGCCCGCCCGAGGATCTCCTCCCCGACGCGCACGCGCCGGCCACCCCCCGCCGTGGGCGGATAGACGACGACGCGCGCTCGGACCATGCGCCCAGCATGCGCCCCCGCGCGCGGCGCCGCAGCCCCGGGGGGCCGAACGCGCGAAGACCCCGGCCCCTCGCGTCCCGCGAGAGCCGGGGTCTTCGCGCCGTGGCGCGTCACGTGCGGCGGTCGACCGCCGCACGCCCGTCAGGCGCTGCCGTTCTCCGCCTGGAACATCCAGTGGTGCTTCTCCAGCTCCTTCGTGAGCTGGATGATCACGTCCTGCGTGACCGTGTCCACCGGGCCGACGTCGTCGAGGCGTTCGCGCATCCGGACGATCACCGCGCCGAGGGCGTCGACCATCGTGCGGATCGCCTGGGTGTCCTGCTGCCAGCCGTCGGCGACCTTCGCGATGCCCGTCGCGGACGTCACCGTCGAGGCGCGCCCGTCCGGTGACAGGCCGAGCGCGGCGGCGCGTTCCGCGACCGTGTCGGACTGGACGCGCGCGGTCTCCACGACCTCGTCGAGCTGGAGATGAACGGAGCGGAACCGGGGGCCGATGATGTTCCAGTGGGTCTGCTTGGCGACCAGCGAGAGATCGATGAGATCCACCAGCGCGCCCTGGAGTGCCTCCCCGACGATCTTGAGGGTGGCATCCGGCAGCGTGCTCTTGATGGCATACATACAGGGTCCCCTTTCGGAGCTTTCGTCCTTTTCGTGGAATCTGAGCGCCAGGTTACCTCCGGGGGCCCGGGGCGGCATCGCGACGAGTACCCAGGGGGCGCGCCCCCGAGTACCCAGGGGGCGCGCCCGAAACCGCCGCCGCGCACCGATCGACACGGCCGCCGTTCAGTACGGGCGCGGGTAGCCGTAGCCGTGCCGGCGGAGCCCGGCCGGGTCCTGCCCCTGGGGCGCGGGGCCGGGAGCGTCGCGGTCGTAGAACGGACGGGCGTGGGCGCGCAGCCACATCGCCACCGGGTCGTAGGCGTCGGCCATGGCCACCGTGCCCACCGGGAGCCCGGCGGGCACCGCCACGATGGCCTGGCTCATCATCCACCGCACCGCTGTCGCGGTCCGCTCCCCCGGATCGTCCACGTCCAGCCCGATCACCAGATACGCCGGGCCGCGCGCCGGCCGCACCCAGGCCCGGCGCAGGCTGCGCAGCACCGGCGTGCGGCGGGCGAGCGCGACGAGCCGTTCGTAGAAGGCGTCCGCCCGGATGCTCGGCTCGGTGATCCGCAGCGGCCCGGCGGGCAGCCGGTCGAGACCGCCCGCGATCCGGCGCAGGTCCAGCCACGGGATGCCCAGGCCGCCGCCCGGCGCGTGCGGGTTGAGCCACAGGCCCCAGTGCTCGGGATAGAGCGCGGCGGCGATGTCCCGGCCGCTGACGACCTCGTGCCGGCGCGTCCAGCCGCTGGCGGCGAGCTCCCGCTCGGAGGAGACGCCCGGCGCGTAGCCGTGGCCCGCGACCTCCACGCTGCCGTACTGGGACTCGGGCTCCCCGGGGCCGCCGTGCCACAGCAGCATCCACACCTCGCTCCCGGCCAGCGCGGCCAGCAGCTCCTCATAGGTGTCCAGCCGGTCGGCGGTGATCAGGGGCAGCAGCTCCTCGACGCTTCGTCCCGCACTCACAGGGGGCGGACCTCCTCGCACCTCGGATGCACCTGTGCCCGTCAGCCACCCCTCACATGCCCGTCACAGCGGCATCGAAAGCCAGGGACCACGCGGACGAGGTGTCAGCCGCTCACCCGTTCCGTGTGTAGAAGGGCGTGACGCACTCCCGCAACCAGTCCACCACAGGGTCATCGACGGCATCCAGGAGAACCAGCTGCACCGGCCAGACGACGGGCCGGCCGGCCAGCGCGCGGCCGAGCGCCTCGCCCACGGCCGTGCGGAACTCCTCGTCCAGCTGCTCCAGCTCGATGCCGATGAACAGGGACGGCGGGCCGCCCTCGGCGCTGGCCAACCCGCGGCGCGCGGTCCGCACGAACGGCAGCGCGGACAGCTCCGCCGACGCCGCGCCGAGGAAGTCGACCGGCTCCTCC
Above is a window of Streptomyces sp. NBC_01803 DNA encoding:
- a CDS encoding methionine synthase translates to MTEKWKFPWGPAAATGIGSMPGEDAREAVRTATGALEAFPFLPELPARGPGADMTGRTAGLLAELYAHVEPSGWRISDRPGRDTRRARAWLREDLDALEEFTQGFEGALKVSAVGPWSLAAALERRNGEAMLGDAGACRDLAGSLAEGLREHLADVRRRVPGARLVLQLDEPSLPAVLTGRVPTASGYRSHRAVDRAVAEETLRGLVAVAGDDPVVVHCCAPGAPLGLLRRAGARAISVDFSLITERDDEEIGEAVEDGVALFAGVVPGTGVTAEALSDPAGTVGGVRSLWRRLGLPPASLAESVAVTPACGLAGASPAYARAALSHCVRAARSLANDPE
- a CDS encoding SDR family oxidoreductase: MATHVITGAGSGIGAALARRLAERGDALWLWARDAGRAKELAGRFPGARTLVGDLAEPERLSWALGHQSPPDRIDSLLHVAGVVDLGEIGELTPKIWQATLAANLVAPAELTRLLLPQLRAARGHVLFVNSGAGLRAHPGWAAYAASKHGLKALADALRGEEAANGVRVTSVYPGRTATPMQEKVHRQEGAEYDADRWMTADSVATTVLTALDLPRGSEITDLSVRPAG
- a CDS encoding carbon-nitrogen hydrolase family protein — encoded protein: MRIAASQLAAGVSPSENLAVIAEQVTRAAAEGADAVVFPEAAMARFGIPLGPVAEPLDGPWATRVRALADSAGVLVVAGMFTPADDGRVRNTLLITGRGVDTHYDKLHLYDAYGFAESATVAPGERAVTAVLDGVTIGFATCYDVRFPGLFTRLAEEGARVILLSASWGAGPGKREQWELLVRARALDSTSWVVATGQADPATVGTPPATTAPTGIGHSMVVSPLGEVRARLGAEPGLLVTDLDPAETDHARRAIPVLANRRRDIS
- the mnmA gene encoding tRNA 2-thiouridine(34) synthase MnmA, which produces MTDTFPRRRSRVLAAMSGGVDSAVAAARAAEAGHEVTGVHLALSANPASFRTGARGCCTIEDSRDARRAADVIGIPFYVWDLAERFRQDVVEDFIEEYRAGRTPNPCLRCNEKIKFAALLDKSLALGFDAVCTGHYATVVRSGDGQRELHRAADLAKDQSYVLGVLDDRQLAHAMFPLGDTRSTKDEIRAEAERRGLAVARKPDSHDICFIADGDTQGFLAGHLGSAEGDVLDERGRRIGTHQGAHGFTIGQRRGLRIGHPAADGKPRYVLDISPVDNTVTVGPAEALDIVALTAIRPRWCGAPPAGPGAYTAQLRAHGGETPVTAETVGEELRVRFDRPVRGVAPGQAIVLYDGTRVVGSATIATTQRPVGAVG
- a CDS encoding cysteine desulfurase family protein, with the protein product MPYLDHAATTPMLPEAIAAMTAHLPATGNASALHGSGRRARRAVEEGRETLAAALGARPSEVVFTAGGTEADNLAVKGLFWARRDADPRRVRVLASPVEHHAVLDAVRWLADHEGARVEWLPVDRYGRVPPSALREALARDPDDVALVTVMWANNEIGTVQPVAELAAVAREHGIPMHADAVQAVGQLTVDFAASGLAAVTVSGHKIGGPYGIGALLLGRDWAPTPVLHGGGQEREVRSGTLDVPAIAGFAVAAELAAARREDFAREIGALRDELVAAVTAAVPDAVLGGDPDPAGRLPGNAHFAFPGCEGDSLLLLLDARGIECSTGSACTAGVAQPSHVLLAAGADPDLARGTLRFSLGHTSTKEDVTAVAEAIGPAVERARTAGLT
- a CDS encoding N-acetylmuramoyl-L-alanine amidase, with the protein product MGEHSGGRSTTRATGRPGRRALLVAGATGVVGVGGLAARDTLSRLWWRHSGVEAPRVTGEVDHPGAEWVPASSANYRRANRPRDYPIDRVVVHMPEATYPITLRVFQDPEHGACTHYVVRSTDGHIAQLARELDVAFHAGHRGFNERSVGIEHEGWADDPSYLTDALYESSAALVAGICERYGIPVDREHIVGHNEVPDVVRICPGPHWDWDRYIELVRRAAGAVS
- a CDS encoding Dps family protein codes for the protein MYAIKSTLPDATLKIVGEALQGALVDLIDLSLVAKQTHWNIIGPRFRSVHLQLDEVVETARVQSDTVAERAAALGLSPDGRASTVTSATGIAKVADGWQQDTQAIRTMVDALGAVIVRMRERLDDVGPVDTVTQDVIIQLTKELEKHHWMFQAENGSA
- a CDS encoding enhanced serine sensitivity protein SseB C-terminal domain-containing protein, whose translation is MSAGRSVEELLPLITADRLDTYEELLAALAGSEVWMLLWHGGPGEPESQYGSVEVAGHGYAPGVSSERELAASGWTRRHEVVSGRDIAAALYPEHWGLWLNPHAPGGGLGIPWLDLRRIAGGLDRLPAGPLRITEPSIRADAFYERLVALARRTPVLRSLRRAWVRPARGPAYLVIGLDVDDPGERTATAVRWMMSQAIVAVPAGLPVGTVAMADAYDPVAMWLRAHARPFYDRDAPGPAPQGQDPAGLRRHGYGYPRPY